One stretch of Streptococcus australis DNA includes these proteins:
- a CDS encoding CPBP family intramembrane glutamic endopeptidase, whose translation MKKKSIWQEILDRGIWVLIFLIGLVLSQLPLILSALLSARQFPLLQSGLLVALLSVAILIVFIFSARKTELATFNLSFFKAKDLARLVLSYLVIFANNLFGAALLRLMNESTTGNQSTINNLVQNSSLISSFCLLVLIAPICEEILCRGIIPKKIFRGKEKLGYLVGAVVFALLHTPTNLPSLLIYGGMSTVLTWTAYRTERLEMSILLHMIVNGIAFCLLALLVLISRNLGLPF comes from the coding sequence ATGAAGAAAAAAAGTATCTGGCAAGAAATTCTGGATAGAGGAATATGGGTGTTGATTTTTTTAATAGGACTGGTATTATCCCAACTTCCCTTAATTTTATCTGCCCTTTTATCCGCTAGACAATTCCCGCTCCTCCAGTCAGGACTCCTAGTGGCTTTACTGTCGGTTGCTATTCTAATTGTTTTTATCTTTAGTGCGCGAAAAACAGAACTTGCGACCTTCAATCTTTCTTTTTTCAAGGCAAAAGACCTGGCTCGCTTGGTGTTGAGTTATCTAGTGATTTTTGCTAACAATTTGTTTGGTGCAGCTTTGCTTCGTCTGATGAATGAATCTACGACCGGCAATCAATCAACTATTAATAATCTGGTTCAGAATAGCTCGCTGATTTCCAGTTTTTGCTTACTGGTTCTGATTGCTCCCATTTGTGAGGAAATATTGTGTCGTGGAATTATCCCTAAAAAGATCTTTCGCGGGAAGGAGAAGCTGGGTTATCTTGTAGGTGCAGTCGTCTTTGCCTTGCTCCACACACCGACCAATCTGCCTTCTCTCCTTATCTATGGAGGAATGTCGACAGTTTTAACTTGGACAGCCTACAGAACAGAACGTTTAGAGATGTCAATCTTGCTTCATATGATTGTCAATGGTATCGCCTTTTGTTTGCTGGCTTTACTGGTTTTGATTAGTCGAAATTTAGGCTTGCCTTTCTAA
- a CDS encoding PTS system mannose/fructose/sorbose family transporter subunit IID, whose translation MAEKIQLSKSDRQKVWWRSQFLQGSWNYERMQNLGWAYSLIPAIKKLYTTKEEQAAALERHLEFFNTHPYVAAPIMGVTLALEEERANGVEIDDAAIQGVKIGMMGPLAGIGDPVFWFTVRPILGALGASLAASGNLVGPLLFFFGWNAIRMAFLWYTQEFGYKAGSEITKDMSGGILKDITKGASILGMFILAVLVQRWVSINFTVNLPGKQLAEGAYINFPEGPVSGAELKGILGQALGGLSLDKIQPQTLQGQLNSLIPGLMGLLLTFLCMWLLKKKVSPISIILALFAVGIAARFFGIM comes from the coding sequence ATGGCTGAAAAAATTCAATTATCAAAATCAGATCGTCAAAAAGTTTGGTGGCGTTCACAATTCCTTCAAGGTTCTTGGAACTATGAGCGTATGCAAAACTTGGGTTGGGCTTACTCATTGATCCCAGCTATCAAAAAATTGTACACTACTAAAGAAGAACAAGCCGCTGCACTTGAGCGTCACCTTGAGTTCTTCAACACTCACCCATACGTAGCTGCTCCAATCATGGGGGTTACGCTTGCACTTGAAGAAGAACGTGCTAACGGTGTTGAAATCGATGACGCGGCTATCCAAGGGGTTAAAATCGGTATGATGGGACCTCTTGCTGGTATCGGTGACCCAGTATTCTGGTTTACAGTTCGTCCTATCCTTGGAGCTCTTGGTGCATCTCTTGCTGCATCTGGTAACCTTGTTGGTCCTCTTCTCTTCTTCTTCGGATGGAATGCTATCCGTATGGCCTTCCTATGGTACACACAAGAGTTCGGTTACAAAGCTGGATCTGAAATCACTAAAGACATGTCTGGTGGTATCTTGAAAGACATCACTAAAGGTGCTTCTATCCTTGGTATGTTCATCCTTGCCGTTCTTGTACAACGTTGGGTATCTATCAACTTTACTGTGAACCTTCCAGGTAAACAATTGGCTGAAGGTGCTTACATTAACTTCCCAGAAGGTCCTGTATCAGGTGCTGAATTGAAAGGTATTCTTGGTCAAGCACTTGGTGGATTGAGCCTAGATAAGATTCAACCACAAACCCTTCAAGGTCAGTTGAACTCATTGATTCCAGGATTGATGGGACTTCTCCTTACTTTCCTTTGCATGTGGTTGCTTAAGAAAAAAGTATCACCAATCTCAATCATCCTTGCTCTCTTTGCAGTAGGTATCGCAGCTCGTTTCTTCGGTATCATGTAA
- a CDS encoding PTS mannose/fructose/sorbose transporter subunit IIC, whose product MSDISIISAILVVVVAFLAGLEGILDQFQFHQPIVACTLIGLATGNLEAGVMLGGSLQMIALGWANIGAAVAPDAALASVAAAIILIKGGNFTTEGIAVATATAIPLAVAGLFLTMIVRTISVGLVHTADAAAKEGNIAAVERAHFVALLLQGLRIAIPAAFLIAIPASAVQDALKLMPDWLNGGMAVGGAMVVAVGYAMVINMMATREVWPFFAIGFALAAISQLTLIALGVIGVALAFIYLNLSKQGGNGGGGAATSNDPIGDILEDY is encoded by the coding sequence ATGTCAGATATTTCAATCATTTCTGCTATCTTGGTTGTAGTTGTCGCCTTCCTTGCAGGTCTTGAAGGTATCCTCGACCAATTCCAATTCCATCAACCAATCGTCGCATGTACCCTTATCGGACTTGCAACTGGTAACCTCGAAGCAGGTGTTATGCTTGGTGGATCTCTTCAAATGATCGCCCTTGGTTGGGCAAACATCGGAGCTGCCGTAGCTCCTGACGCTGCTCTTGCATCTGTTGCTGCAGCGATCATCTTGATCAAAGGTGGAAACTTTACTACTGAAGGTATCGCGGTTGCAACAGCAACAGCTATCCCTCTTGCCGTAGCTGGACTTTTCTTGACAATGATTGTTCGTACAATCTCAGTTGGTTTGGTTCACACTGCCGATGCTGCTGCTAAAGAAGGAAATATTGCAGCTGTTGAACGTGCTCACTTTGTTGCACTTCTTCTTCAAGGCCTTCGTATTGCCATCCCTGCAGCCTTCCTTATCGCCATCCCAGCTTCTGCCGTTCAAGATGCTCTTAAATTGATGCCAGACTGGTTGAACGGTGGTATGGCTGTCGGTGGTGCTATGGTCGTTGCCGTTGGTTACGCTATGGTTATCAACATGATGGCAACTCGTGAAGTATGGCCATTCTTCGCTATCGGTTTCGCTCTTGCAGCGATTTCTCAATTGACTTTGATTGCCCTTGGTGTCATCGGTGTTGCTCTTGCCTTCATCTACCTTAACCTTTCAAAACAAGGTGGTAACGGTGGCGGAGGAGCTGCGACTTCTAACGACCCAATCGGTGATATCCTAGAAGACTACTAG
- a CDS encoding Cof-type HAD-IIB family hydrolase gives MTKKIIAVDLDGTLLNGESKLSDFTKKTIKKITEKGHHVVITTGRPYRMAKEFYHELELHTPMINFNGSLTHLPGQTWAHEKCLTLDKKYLLDIVQRKEDIQADFIAGEYRKKFYITAPNEEIADPKLFGVENFQPENQFKPELVTKDPNCILLQTRVEDKYALADEMNRFYQHQLSINTWGGPLNILECTPKGVNKAFALEYLLNVMNRDKKDLIAFGDEHNDTEMLAFAGKGYAMKNANPDLLPYADEQLSLTNDEDGVAHTLQDLFL, from the coding sequence ATGACTAAAAAAATTATTGCAGTCGATTTGGACGGAACCTTGCTCAATGGTGAAAGCAAGCTCTCCGATTTTACCAAAAAGACAATCAAAAAAATTACTGAAAAGGGACACCATGTTGTCATCACGACAGGCCGTCCTTACCGCATGGCAAAAGAATTTTACCATGAACTAGAGTTGCATACTCCCATGATTAACTTTAATGGATCCCTCACCCATCTACCCGGACAGACTTGGGCGCATGAGAAGTGCTTGACCTTGGACAAAAAATACCTCTTGGACATAGTCCAACGCAAAGAGGATATCCAAGCTGACTTTATTGCAGGGGAATACCGTAAGAAATTTTACATTACAGCTCCTAATGAAGAAATCGCAGATCCAAAATTATTTGGTGTGGAAAATTTCCAACCCGAAAATCAATTCAAGCCTGAACTGGTGACCAAGGATCCCAACTGCATCCTCTTGCAAACAAGGGTTGAGGACAAATACGCTCTTGCAGACGAGATGAATCGTTTTTATCAACACCAACTATCCATCAATACTTGGGGAGGCCCCCTCAACATCCTCGAATGTACTCCAAAAGGTGTAAACAAGGCCTTTGCCCTCGAATATTTGCTCAATGTTATGAATCGTGATAAAAAAGACCTGATTGCCTTTGGAGATGAACATAATGACACCGAAATGCTGGCTTTTGCAGGCAAGGGTTATGCTATGAAGAATGCCAATCCCGATTTGCTACCATATGCAGATGAGCAACTCTCTCTGACAAATGATGAAGATGGTGTTGCCCATACCCTACAAGATTTGTTCCTATAA
- a CDS encoding NCS2 family permease — translation MDKLFKLKENGTDVRTEVLAGLTTFFAMSYILFVNPQMLSQTGMPAQGVFLATIIGAVAGTLMMAFYANLPYAQAPGMGLNAFFTFTVVFGLGYSWQEALAMVFICGIISLIITLTNVRKMIIESIPTALRSAISAGIGVFLAYVGIKNAGLLKFSIDPGTYTVAGEGADKAQAAITANSAAVPGLVDFNSPAVLVALAGLAITIFFVIKGIKGGIILSILTTTVLAIAVGLVNLSNIDFSSNNFGAAVEGLKTIFGAALGSEGLGALFSDTARLPETFMAILAFSLTDIFDTIGTLIGTGEKVGIVATTGENHQSDKLDKALYSDLIGTSIGAIAGTSNVTTYIESAAGIGAGGRTGLTALVVAICFAISSFFSPLLAIVPSSATAPILIIVGIMMLGSLKNIQWDDMAEAVPAFFTSIFMGFSYSITQGIAVGFLTYTLTKVIKGQAKDVHMMIWILDALFILNYISMAL, via the coding sequence ATGGACAAACTATTTAAACTAAAAGAGAACGGAACAGATGTTCGTACAGAAGTTCTCGCTGGTTTAACAACTTTCTTTGCAATGAGTTATATCCTCTTTGTAAACCCTCAAATGCTTTCACAGACTGGTATGCCTGCTCAAGGTGTTTTTCTTGCAACGATTATCGGTGCGGTAGCTGGTACCTTGATGATGGCTTTCTATGCTAATCTGCCTTACGCTCAGGCACCAGGTATGGGACTCAACGCCTTCTTTACCTTTACAGTTGTTTTCGGGCTTGGTTATTCATGGCAAGAAGCCTTGGCAATGGTCTTTATCTGTGGGATTATTTCATTGATTATTACCTTGACGAATGTTCGTAAAATGATCATTGAATCTATTCCTACTGCACTTCGCTCCGCTATTTCCGCGGGTATCGGTGTCTTTCTTGCCTATGTAGGGATTAAGAATGCTGGCCTTTTGAAATTCTCGATCGACCCAGGAACTTATACTGTTGCTGGAGAAGGAGCGGATAAGGCGCAAGCTGCAATTACAGCGAACTCTGCAGCGGTGCCAGGTTTAGTAGACTTTAATAGTCCAGCTGTTTTGGTTGCGCTTGCTGGTCTTGCAATTACGATTTTCTTTGTTATTAAGGGAATCAAGGGAGGAATTATCCTTTCTATCCTCACAACGACTGTTCTTGCTATTGCTGTTGGTTTAGTGAACCTATCTAACATTGACTTTTCTAGCAATAACTTCGGCGCTGCAGTGGAAGGTTTGAAGACAATCTTCGGTGCAGCACTTGGTTCGGAAGGCCTAGGAGCACTATTTTCAGATACAGCTCGTTTGCCTGAAACCTTCATGGCTATCCTTGCCTTCTCATTGACAGATATTTTCGATACAATCGGTACTCTTATTGGTACGGGTGAAAAAGTTGGTATCGTAGCAACAACTGGTGAAAATCACCAATCAGATAAGCTGGATAAGGCTCTTTACTCTGACTTGATTGGTACCTCTATCGGTGCGATTGCGGGTACTTCAAACGTAACAACTTATATTGAGTCTGCTGCTGGTATCGGTGCAGGTGGACGTACTGGATTGACTGCCTTGGTAGTTGCGATTTGCTTCGCTATTTCAAGTTTCTTTAGTCCACTTTTGGCGATTGTTCCATCATCTGCGACAGCACCAATTTTGATCATCGTTGGAATCATGATGCTTGGTAGCTTGAAAAACATCCAGTGGGATGATATGGCTGAGGCTGTTCCTGCCTTCTTTACATCTATCTTCATGGGATTCAGCTACTCAATCACTCAAGGGATCGCAGTTGGTTTCTTGACTTATACTTTGACAAAAGTTATCAAAGGGCAAGCCAAGGATGTGCACATGATGATTTGGATTTTGGATGCCTTGTTTATTCTGAACTATATCAGCATGGCGCTATAA
- a CDS encoding HAD-IC family P-type ATPase has translation MKYLSSQDIKDRQRNISDIKPYKTTKEIVVSNIFTFFNAMNLALAVLVATTLRFENMLFLGVIAINTAIGIFQEVRSKNALEKLSLLGKSKYKVNRDGQTIEIDPEDIVLGEYLHLNLGDQVPVDAEVLEGNIEVDESLLTGESDSIFKTVGDKLMSGSNVVSGTCLVTATAVGQDSYINKLTKSSKEFKKYPSQLRDYMNKILKIVSILLVPVAILLYVRGFSLGRSYVEIVLGSSGALIGMIPEGLILLVSVSLAVAAMKLAKKKVLVQELYCVETLARVDVLCFDKTGTITTGNMKVQEMDANVAEKLSSYLAYFEDENATSRALKTYLTCEKKWEVQEVGAFSSKNKYSFVQVKDGGTYFFGAYEFLGFTQPMDAYYEHLKQQGFRILSLAHSKDQITSPANMELLGHVVLSDEIKDNTKETFDYFESQGVEVKIISGDNHVAVYGVARKAGFKEEARAIDMTKVSEQDFERVVLEHDIFGRVTPEQKEKMVTVLQNAGKTVAMSGDGVNDVLALKKADISFAMNGATSAAKSVSNIVFLTDDFAVFYDILMEGRRVINNIQKVASLFLTKTFFSIVFAILSVIFGLEFAFIPIQFTIISAITIGIPSFFLTFESNKEKVSTHFMRDILTNAAIGGGVLVASVLLTNFFITVPGQVKFICFLLALINGLCLVAKVSLPFNRYKLLLLTFLSFAALIGVLANTFILQGAFVPLATKEMLYVAILAVVIGSFHYLTRRKS, from the coding sequence ATGAAGTATTTAAGCAGTCAAGACATCAAGGATCGTCAACGAAACATCAGCGACATTAAACCCTATAAAACAACCAAGGAAATCGTCGTTTCAAATATCTTTACCTTCTTTAATGCCATGAACTTGGCTCTGGCAGTTCTGGTAGCCACAACCTTGCGATTTGAAAATATGCTCTTTTTAGGTGTGATTGCTATCAATACAGCCATTGGCATTTTCCAAGAAGTGCGTTCAAAAAATGCCTTAGAAAAGCTGAGTTTGCTTGGTAAAAGTAAGTACAAAGTCAATCGAGATGGTCAAACGATCGAGATTGATCCGGAGGACATTGTTTTAGGGGAGTATCTGCATCTCAATCTGGGTGATCAGGTGCCTGTTGATGCAGAAGTTCTTGAAGGGAATATTGAAGTGGATGAGTCCTTGCTGACTGGTGAGAGTGATTCGATCTTTAAAACGGTTGGTGATAAGCTGATGAGCGGAAGCAATGTCGTCAGCGGTACTTGTCTGGTCACGGCGACGGCTGTGGGGCAGGATAGCTATATTAACAAGCTCACAAAATCCAGCAAGGAATTCAAAAAATATCCTTCTCAACTACGCGATTACATGAATAAGATTTTAAAAATCGTCTCTATCTTGCTGGTGCCAGTTGCCATTCTGCTCTATGTCAGAGGTTTTAGTTTAGGGCGGTCTTATGTTGAGATTGTCTTGGGAAGTTCAGGTGCCTTGATCGGTATGATTCCAGAGGGCTTGATTCTCCTGGTCAGTGTATCCCTTGCGGTAGCGGCCATGAAGCTGGCTAAAAAGAAGGTTCTGGTGCAGGAGCTATACTGTGTAGAGACTTTGGCGCGTGTAGATGTTCTTTGTTTTGATAAGACAGGTACCATCACGACTGGTAATATGAAAGTCCAAGAAATGGATGCTAATGTGGCAGAGAAACTGTCTTCTTATCTGGCTTATTTCGAGGATGAAAATGCAACTTCCCGAGCTCTGAAGACTTACTTAACCTGTGAGAAAAAGTGGGAAGTTCAAGAAGTCGGTGCCTTTTCAAGCAAAAACAAGTATTCCTTTGTCCAAGTAAAAGATGGTGGGACCTATTTCTTCGGAGCCTATGAATTTCTAGGCTTTACCCAGCCGATGGATGCCTACTATGAGCATCTGAAACAGCAAGGTTTTCGAATTTTGTCCCTTGCTCATAGTAAGGACCAAATCACGAGTCCAGCCAATATGGAATTACTAGGGCACGTCGTTTTGTCAGATGAGATTAAGGATAATACCAAGGAAACCTTTGACTATTTCGAGTCACAAGGTGTTGAAGTGAAGATTATCAGTGGTGATAATCATGTAGCTGTATATGGGGTGGCTCGTAAAGCAGGTTTTAAGGAAGAAGCACGGGCGATTGATATGACCAAGGTGAGTGAACAAGACTTTGAAAGAGTGGTCTTGGAGCATGATATCTTTGGTCGCGTGACTCCTGAGCAGAAAGAAAAGATGGTGACCGTTTTGCAAAATGCTGGTAAAACAGTTGCCATGAGTGGCGATGGGGTCAATGATGTTCTGGCTCTCAAGAAAGCAGATATCAGTTTTGCTATGAATGGTGCTACTAGCGCAGCCAAAAGTGTATCCAATATTGTTTTCCTGACAGATGACTTTGCAGTATTTTATGATATCTTGATGGAAGGTCGCCGTGTCATCAATAACATCCAAAAGGTGGCTTCTCTCTTTCTAACAAAGACCTTCTTCTCCATCGTGTTTGCCATTTTGAGTGTGATATTTGGTTTAGAGTTTGCCTTTATCCCCATTCAGTTTACAATCATTTCAGCCATTACGATTGGGATTCCATCCTTCTTCCTGACTTTTGAGTCTAATAAAGAAAAGGTCAGCACGCATTTTATGAGAGATATCCTAACCAACGCTGCGATTGGTGGAGGCGTTCTGGTTGCTAGTGTTCTCTTGACCAATTTCTTTATCACTGTCCCAGGTCAGGTCAAATTTATTTGCTTCCTCCTTGCCCTGATCAATGGTCTGTGTCTAGTTGCCAAGGTCAGCCTGCCTTTTAATCGATACAAGTTACTCTTGCTCACGTTTTTGAGCTTTGCAGCTCTTATTGGCGTCCTTGCAAATACTTTTATTCTGCAAGGAGCTTTTGTGCCTTTAGCAACCAAAGAGATGCTCTATGTTGCCATTCTAGCAGTAGTGATTGGAAGCTTTCATTATCTTACTCGGAGAAAAAGTTGA
- a CDS encoding PTS sugar transporter subunit IIB: MSIGIIIASHGEFAAGIHQSGSMIFGEQEKVQVVTFMPNEGPDDLYAKFNNAVAAFDAEDEVLVLADLWSGSPFNQASRVMGENPDRKFAIITGLNLPMLIQAYTERLMDANAGVEKVAANIIKEAKDGIKALPEELNPVEEVASAAAGPVAQAAIPEGTVIGDGKLKINLARLDTRLLHGQVATAWTPDSKANRIIVASDNVANDDLRKELIKQAAPNGVKANVVPIQKLIDVAKDPRFGETHALILFETPQDALRAIEGGVPIKTLNVGSMAHSTGKTMINNVLSMDKEDVATFEKMRDLGVEFDVRKVPNDTKKDLFDLINKANVQ; this comes from the coding sequence ATGAGTATCGGAATCATTATTGCGAGCCACGGCGAATTTGCTGCGGGTATTCATCAGTCAGGATCTATGATCTTTGGTGAACAAGAAAAGGTTCAAGTTGTAACCTTTATGCCAAATGAAGGTCCAGATGACCTTTACGCTAAATTCAACAACGCTGTGGCTGCATTTGACGCAGAAGATGAGGTTCTAGTATTGGCTGACCTTTGGAGTGGATCTCCATTCAACCAAGCTAGCCGCGTGATGGGAGAAAACCCAGATCGTAAGTTTGCCATCATCACAGGACTGAACTTACCGATGTTGATCCAAGCCTACACAGAGCGCCTTATGGACGCAAATGCAGGTGTGGAAAAAGTCGCTGCGAATATCATTAAAGAAGCCAAAGATGGCATCAAAGCTCTTCCAGAAGAGCTCAACCCAGTTGAGGAAGTTGCAAGTGCTGCGGCTGGTCCAGTAGCCCAAGCAGCTATCCCAGAAGGAACTGTTATCGGAGACGGCAAACTGAAAATCAACCTTGCTCGTCTAGACACTCGTCTACTTCACGGTCAGGTTGCAACTGCTTGGACTCCAGATTCAAAAGCAAACCGTATCATCGTTGCTTCAGACAACGTTGCTAACGACGACTTGCGTAAAGAATTGATCAAACAAGCAGCTCCAAACGGAGTAAAAGCCAACGTCGTACCAATCCAAAAATTGATTGACGTTGCAAAAGACCCACGTTTCGGCGAAACACATGCCCTTATCTTGTTTGAAACACCACAAGATGCACTTCGTGCCATCGAAGGTGGCGTGCCAATCAAGACTCTTAACGTTGGTTCTATGGCTCACTCAACAGGTAAAACAATGATTAACAACGTTTTGTCTATGGACAAGGAAGACGTTGCCACCTTTGAAAAAATGCGTGACCTCGGTGTTGAATTTGACGTACGTAAAGTACCAAACGACACGAAAAAAGATTTGTTTGACTTGATTAACAAAGCGAACGTTCAATAA